A single window of Actinoallomurus bryophytorum DNA harbors:
- a CDS encoding acyl-CoA carboxylase subunit beta gives MATHAPEPLPSSEIDIHTTAGKIADLERRRYEAVHAGSERAVEKQHAKGKMTARERIDAFLDEGSFVEFDEMARHRAHGFGVEKNRPYGDGVVTGHGTVDGRPVAIFSQDFTVAGGSLGEVFGEKIIKVMDHALTTGCPMIGINDSGGARIQEGVVALGLYAEIFKRNTHASGVIPQISLIMGPAAGGAVYSPALTDFVVMVDKTSHMFITGPDVIKTVTGEEVTFEDLGGAHSHNTKSGVAHYQATDEQDAIDFVKALLSYLPSNNMSEAPAYDADAPLDVLDEDLALDTLIPDSPNQPYDMHTVLESVLDDGEFLEVHPLFAPNMVCGFGRVEGRSVGIVANQPMHFAGTLDIDASEKAARFVRTCDAFNVPVLTFVDVPGFLPGTDQEWNGIIRRGAKLLYAYAEATVPLVTVITRKAYGGAYDVMGSKHLGADINLAWPTAQIAVMGAQGAVNILYRRELASADDPDTRRAELVTEYEDTLANPYIAADRGYVDAVIKPSETRSQIVKALRALREKRKTLPPKKHGNIPL, from the coding sequence ATGGCCACGCATGCCCCTGAGCCGCTGCCCTCCAGCGAGATCGACATCCACACGACCGCGGGCAAGATCGCCGACCTGGAGCGACGCCGTTACGAGGCCGTGCACGCCGGATCCGAGCGCGCGGTCGAAAAGCAGCATGCCAAGGGCAAGATGACCGCGCGGGAGCGGATCGACGCGTTCCTCGACGAAGGGTCCTTCGTCGAGTTCGACGAGATGGCCCGGCACCGCGCGCACGGCTTCGGGGTCGAGAAGAACCGGCCGTACGGCGATGGCGTCGTCACCGGCCACGGCACGGTCGACGGCCGCCCGGTCGCGATCTTCTCCCAGGACTTCACGGTCGCGGGCGGCTCGCTCGGCGAGGTGTTCGGCGAAAAGATCATCAAGGTCATGGACCACGCGCTGACGACCGGCTGCCCGATGATCGGCATCAACGACTCGGGCGGCGCGCGCATCCAGGAGGGTGTCGTCGCGCTCGGCCTGTACGCCGAGATCTTCAAGCGCAACACCCACGCCTCGGGCGTGATCCCGCAGATCTCCCTGATCATGGGCCCCGCGGCCGGCGGTGCGGTCTACTCGCCCGCGCTGACCGACTTCGTCGTCATGGTCGACAAGACCTCGCACATGTTCATCACCGGGCCGGACGTCATCAAGACGGTCACCGGCGAGGAGGTGACGTTCGAGGACCTCGGCGGCGCGCACTCCCACAACACCAAGTCCGGTGTGGCGCACTACCAGGCGACGGACGAGCAGGACGCCATCGACTTCGTCAAGGCGCTGCTGTCCTACCTGCCCTCGAACAACATGTCGGAGGCCCCCGCGTACGACGCGGACGCGCCGCTCGACGTGCTCGACGAGGACCTCGCGCTGGACACCCTCATCCCGGACTCGCCGAACCAGCCCTATGACATGCACACGGTCCTGGAGTCCGTCCTGGACGACGGCGAGTTCCTCGAGGTGCACCCGCTGTTCGCGCCGAACATGGTGTGCGGCTTCGGCCGGGTCGAGGGCCGCTCGGTGGGCATCGTGGCCAACCAGCCCATGCACTTCGCCGGCACGCTCGACATCGACGCGTCCGAGAAGGCCGCGCGGTTCGTCCGCACCTGCGACGCCTTCAACGTCCCGGTGCTGACCTTCGTGGACGTGCCCGGGTTCCTGCCGGGCACCGACCAGGAGTGGAACGGCATCATCCGGCGCGGCGCCAAGCTCCTGTACGCCTACGCCGAGGCGACGGTGCCGCTCGTGACGGTGATCACCCGCAAGGCGTACGGCGGGGCGTACGACGTCATGGGCTCCAAGCACCTGGGCGCGGACATCAACCTCGCCTGGCCGACGGCCCAGATCGCGGTGATGGGCGCGCAGGGCGCGGTCAACATCCTGTACCGCCGGGAGCTCGCCTCCGCCGACGACCCGGACACGCGCCGCGCCGAGCTCGTCACCGAGTACGAGGACACGCTCGCGAACCCCTACATCGCCGCGGACCGCGGTTACGTGGACGCGGTGATCAAGCCGTCGGAGACCCGCAGCCAGATCGTCAAGGCCCTGCGCGCGCTCCGCGAGAAGCGCAAGACGCTGCCGCCGAAGAAGCACGGGAACATTCCACTGTGA
- a CDS encoding phosphoenolpyruvate carboxylase → MPEPLRADVRLLGSLLGQVLVEYGGQGLLDDVESLRHAVIATRRDEKDVDDVAAIVSGWPLDRAELVARAFTVYFHLTNLAEEHQRIRTLRERDTGGEPQRESVAAAVRDIGEDRMGQLLRDLELRPVLTAHPTEARRRAVVTAILRISALLTELNDPRAGSGDRDELTRRLMEEIDLLWRTSQLRRTKPDPLDEVRTAMAIFDETLFRVVPAIYRSLDTALAPGTGARPPLAPSYLRFGSWIGGDRDGNPYVTAQITREAVGIQADHVLRALALACTRVGRTLTPHESTTPPSAALRGALAGARAAQPGLSADIGKRSPGEPHRRFVLYAAERIEATRRRDADLGYHGAADLLADLRIVQDSLAEAGAVRQAYGELQHLIWQVETFGFHLAELEVRQHSAVHEKALAEIRAGGTLSEQTEEVLDTLRVIAWVQERFGTDACRRYVISFTRTAEDVAAVYELAEHAALGGRPPILDVVPLFETGEDLQRSPSVLDGMLRLAPVRRRLLETGRSMEVMLGYSDSAKQLGPTTATLQLYDTQAALASWAARHDIRLTLFHGRGGALGRGGGPANRAVLAQAPGSVSGRFKVTEQGEVIFARYGHKEIARRHIEQVTSAVLLASTPGIEERAIAAAERFRPLADRISAAAEQTYRSLVEADGFADWFAQVSPLHEIGNLRLGSRPSRRKATASLEDLRAIPWVFSWTQTRVNLPGWYGLGSGLAAVDDLGELRDAYRSWPLFAALLDNAEMSLAKTDRAIAERYLALGDRADLAAAVLAEYDRTRALVLEVTGHTRLLEDRSVLSRAVELRNPYVDALSHLQLRALQELRGGIEDDAQREKVEDLLLLAAAGVAAGLQNTG, encoded by the coding sequence ATGCCCGAGCCATTGCGCGCCGATGTCAGGCTGCTGGGCTCCCTGCTCGGCCAAGTGCTCGTCGAGTACGGCGGACAGGGACTGCTCGACGACGTCGAGTCCCTGCGCCACGCGGTCATCGCGACCCGCCGGGACGAAAAGGACGTCGACGACGTCGCCGCCATCGTCAGCGGCTGGCCGCTGGACCGCGCGGAGCTGGTCGCGCGCGCGTTCACCGTCTACTTCCACCTGACCAACCTCGCCGAGGAACACCAGCGGATCCGTACGCTCCGCGAGCGCGACACCGGTGGGGAGCCCCAGCGCGAGTCGGTCGCCGCGGCGGTCCGCGACATCGGCGAGGACCGGATGGGCCAGCTGCTGCGCGACCTCGAGCTGCGCCCGGTGCTCACCGCGCATCCCACCGAGGCGCGCCGCCGGGCCGTGGTCACCGCGATCCTGCGGATCAGCGCGCTGCTGACCGAGCTCAACGACCCCCGCGCCGGCAGCGGTGACCGCGACGAGCTCACGCGGCGGCTCATGGAGGAGATCGACCTGCTGTGGCGTACGTCACAGCTGCGTCGTACGAAGCCGGACCCGCTGGACGAGGTCCGTACCGCCATGGCGATCTTCGACGAGACGCTGTTCCGCGTGGTGCCGGCCATCTACCGGTCCCTCGACACCGCGCTCGCGCCCGGCACCGGGGCACGGCCGCCGCTGGCCCCCTCCTACCTGCGCTTCGGCAGCTGGATCGGCGGCGACCGCGACGGCAACCCGTACGTCACCGCGCAGATCACCCGCGAGGCGGTCGGCATCCAGGCCGACCACGTCCTGCGCGCCCTGGCCCTCGCGTGCACACGGGTCGGCCGCACGCTCACGCCGCACGAGAGCACGACACCGCCCTCCGCCGCACTGCGCGGCGCGCTGGCCGGGGCCCGCGCGGCCCAGCCGGGGCTGAGCGCCGACATCGGCAAGCGCTCGCCGGGCGAGCCGCACCGCCGGTTCGTCCTGTACGCCGCCGAGCGCATCGAGGCGACCCGGCGGCGCGACGCCGACCTGGGCTACCACGGCGCGGCCGACCTCCTCGCCGACCTGCGGATCGTGCAGGACTCTCTGGCCGAGGCGGGCGCCGTACGCCAGGCGTACGGCGAGCTGCAGCACCTGATCTGGCAGGTCGAGACGTTCGGCTTCCACCTCGCCGAGCTCGAGGTCCGCCAGCACTCCGCCGTGCACGAGAAGGCCCTCGCCGAGATACGCGCGGGCGGCACGCTCAGCGAGCAGACCGAGGAGGTCCTGGACACGCTGCGCGTCATCGCCTGGGTGCAGGAGCGCTTCGGCACCGACGCCTGCCGGCGCTACGTCATCTCCTTCACCCGTACGGCCGAGGATGTCGCCGCCGTCTACGAGCTGGCCGAGCACGCGGCTCTCGGCGGGCGGCCCCCGATCCTCGACGTCGTGCCGCTCTTCGAGACGGGCGAGGACCTCCAGCGTTCCCCGTCGGTGCTGGACGGCATGCTCCGGCTCGCGCCCGTACGCCGCCGGCTGCTGGAGACCGGCCGCAGCATGGAGGTCATGCTCGGCTACTCCGACTCGGCCAAGCAGCTCGGGCCGACGACGGCGACGCTGCAGCTGTACGACACGCAGGCCGCGCTCGCCTCCTGGGCGGCGCGCCACGACATCCGGCTGACGCTCTTCCACGGCCGCGGCGGCGCGCTCGGCCGCGGCGGGGGCCCGGCCAACCGCGCGGTGCTGGCGCAGGCGCCCGGGTCGGTGTCGGGCCGGTTCAAGGTCACCGAGCAGGGCGAGGTGATCTTCGCGAGGTACGGCCACAAGGAGATCGCACGGCGCCACATCGAGCAGGTGACCAGCGCGGTGCTGCTCGCCTCCACGCCGGGGATCGAAGAACGCGCGATCGCCGCCGCCGAACGCTTCCGCCCGCTGGCCGACCGGATCAGCGCGGCGGCCGAGCAGACCTATCGCTCACTGGTCGAGGCCGACGGCTTCGCCGACTGGTTCGCGCAGGTCAGCCCGTTGCACGAGATCGGCAACCTGCGGCTCGGCTCGCGTCCCTCCCGGCGCAAGGCGACCGCGTCACTGGAGGACCTGCGGGCGATCCCGTGGGTGTTCTCCTGGACCCAGACCCGGGTCAACCTGCCCGGCTGGTACGGCCTGGGCAGTGGCCTGGCGGCCGTCGACGACCTCGGTGAGCTGCGCGATGCGTACCGTTCCTGGCCGCTGTTCGCGGCGCTGCTGGACAACGCGGAGATGAGCCTGGCCAAGACCGACCGTGCCATCGCCGAGCGCTACCTCGCCCTGGGCGACCGTGCGGACCTGGCCGCGGCGGTATTGGCCGAGTACGACCGCACCCGCGCCCTCGTGCTCGAGGTCACCGGCCACACCCGGCTGCTGGAGGACCGCAGCGTCCTGTCCCGCGCGGTCGAGCTGCGCAACCCGTACGTCGACGCCCTTTCCCACCTGCAGCTGCGCGCGCTGCAGGAGCTGCGCGGCGGGATCGAGGACGACGCACAGCGCGAGAAGGTCGAGGACCTCCTGCTGCTGGCCGCCGCCGGCGTCGCGGCGGGTCTCCAGAACACGGGATGA
- a CDS encoding GNAT family N-acetyltransferase produces MGIRLAESADRVAVEAIVQAAYEPWVAVIGARPLPLTADYGELISQGHVYVLENGEIDALIVLEVTDGMLLVENVAVRPDRQGRGLGRRLMAFAEFRARSLGLTALRLYTNAKMTSNIGLYESLGYRETGREAKNGRSVVHMRKKL; encoded by the coding sequence ATGGGCATCAGGCTTGCCGAGTCCGCCGACCGCGTGGCGGTAGAGGCGATCGTCCAGGCGGCGTACGAGCCGTGGGTCGCGGTGATCGGAGCGCGGCCGCTCCCGCTGACCGCCGACTACGGTGAGCTCATCTCGCAGGGGCACGTCTACGTGCTGGAGAACGGCGAGATCGACGCGCTGATCGTGCTCGAGGTCACCGACGGCATGCTCCTCGTCGAGAACGTCGCGGTGCGGCCCGACCGTCAGGGACGCGGCCTGGGCCGGCGGCTGATGGCGTTCGCGGAGTTCCGTGCCCGGTCGCTGGGCCTGACGGCGCTGCGGCTCTACACGAACGCGAAGATGACATCCAATATCGGTCTATACGAGTCGCTCGGCTACCGCGAGACCGGACGAGAGGCCAAAAACGGCCGGTCCGTCGTGCACATGCGCAAGAAACTGTAG
- a CDS encoding NYN domain-containing protein, producing MSVRESVPHLTPLSRFAILVDVGYLYAAAGDLLFGVSSRRSYRVDAEGLIKALEERAITCMRGELLRVYWFDAARDRVPTIDQRVVAPLPKVKLRLGNLNKHNQQKGVDAQIREDLETLARHGAVTDAILIAGDEDMVPAVEAAQTYGVRIHLWGVEPPYGTNQAERLIWESDTVDIVHADFVKPYFDLDTSRENTEDPPVVTPAPNPTTVFGARPPKPVPSPPAAMRPQVPHVGSVAKLGPARPHMEEIGEHVAHKWILTRGRDNIRDLLPGPILPTVIDKELLIEGEKELGHSLRPYKEARDWLREGFWARVYREFEFGVGVSDKKPR from the coding sequence ATGAGCGTTCGCGAGTCAGTGCCTCACCTAACGCCGCTGTCGCGTTTCGCCATCCTCGTGGATGTCGGATACCTGTACGCGGCGGCGGGTGATCTGCTGTTCGGAGTCTCCTCCCGGCGCTCCTACCGGGTGGACGCCGAAGGGCTGATCAAGGCGCTGGAAGAGCGGGCGATCACGTGCATGCGGGGCGAGCTGCTGCGCGTCTACTGGTTCGACGCCGCCCGCGACCGTGTGCCCACCATCGACCAGCGGGTCGTCGCTCCGTTGCCCAAGGTGAAGCTGCGCCTCGGCAACCTCAACAAGCACAACCAGCAGAAGGGCGTCGACGCGCAGATCCGCGAGGATCTGGAGACCCTCGCCCGGCACGGCGCGGTCACCGACGCGATCCTCATCGCGGGCGACGAGGACATGGTCCCCGCCGTGGAGGCGGCGCAGACCTACGGCGTCCGCATCCACCTGTGGGGCGTCGAACCCCCGTACGGCACCAACCAGGCCGAGCGCCTGATCTGGGAGTCCGACACCGTCGACATCGTGCACGCGGACTTCGTCAAGCCCTACTTCGATCTCGACACGTCACGTGAGAACACCGAGGACCCGCCCGTAGTGACTCCGGCGCCGAACCCCACCACGGTGTTCGGCGCCCGCCCGCCCAAGCCCGTCCCGTCTCCTCCGGCGGCCATGCGCCCGCAGGTGCCCCACGTCGGCTCGGTGGCCAAGCTCGGCCCGGCCAGGCCGCACATGGAGGAGATCGGCGAGCACGTCGCGCACAAGTGGATCCTGACCCGCGGCCGCGACAACATCCGTGACCTGCTGCCCGGCCCGATCCTGCCCACGGTGATCGACAAAGAGCTCCTCATCGAGGGGGAGAAGGAGCTCGGCCACTCGCTGCGCCCGTACAAGGAGGCGCGCGACTGGCTGAGGGAGGGCTTCTGGGCCCGCGTCTACCGCGAGTTCGAGTTCGGCGTCGGCGTCTCGGACAAAAAGCCCCGCTGA
- a CDS encoding biotin--[acetyl-CoA-carboxylase] ligase produces the protein MSHSPYSDLDRPPLSERSLTRALVRPGGLWREIRVVEETGSTNADLADLARGGAAPGLVLVAEAQTSGRGRMGRAWTAPPRSGLSFSVLLPPEDSVTRLGWLPLVAGVAVVSALRGFAEVEGVARGRMSDAVLKWPNDVLIGERKLAGILAERVEAGVIIGIGLNVSLHEDELPVPTATSLAIEGAPADRDPLLRAILRELAARHEEFQGGEAAVRETYRELCATVGRQVRVELPDGSVLTGEATDIEEAGRLVVQGPNGEHLLSAGDVVHVR, from the coding sequence GTGAGCCACTCGCCCTACTCCGACCTCGACCGGCCGCCGCTGAGCGAACGTTCGCTGACGCGTGCGCTCGTACGGCCTGGGGGGTTGTGGCGTGAGATCCGGGTGGTCGAGGAGACCGGCTCGACAAACGCCGACCTGGCCGATCTCGCCCGTGGTGGCGCGGCCCCCGGCCTGGTGCTGGTCGCCGAGGCCCAGACGTCGGGGCGCGGCCGGATGGGGCGGGCGTGGACGGCGCCGCCCCGGTCGGGGCTGTCCTTCTCGGTGCTGCTTCCTCCCGAGGACTCCGTTACGCGGCTGGGCTGGCTGCCGCTGGTCGCCGGGGTCGCGGTGGTGTCGGCGCTGCGAGGGTTCGCCGAGGTCGAAGGGGTCGCGCGCGGCCGGATGAGCGACGCCGTGCTCAAGTGGCCGAACGACGTGCTGATCGGTGAGCGCAAGCTGGCCGGCATCCTGGCCGAGCGCGTCGAGGCCGGGGTCATCATCGGCATCGGCCTGAACGTCAGCCTTCACGAGGACGAGCTGCCGGTCCCCACCGCGACCTCGCTCGCCATCGAGGGCGCCCCCGCCGACCGCGACCCGCTGCTCCGCGCGATCCTGCGCGAGCTGGCCGCACGGCACGAGGAGTTCCAGGGCGGGGAGGCGGCCGTGCGGGAGACCTACCGCGAGCTGTGCGCCACTGTCGGCCGGCAGGTACGCGTCGAGCTGCCGGACGGCTCGGTCCTCACCGGGGAGGCCACGGACATCGAAGAGGCCGGCCGCCTGGTGGTTCAAGGGCCGAATGGGGAGCATCTACTTAGTGCGGGCGATGTCGTACATGTCCGGTAG
- a CDS encoding FtsK/SpoIIIE domain-containing protein, giving the protein MTLKPGELLAAVRQDVRQARATIRARRSDLDETVAVAEAAMDRARAQAAATSGPEADAALEALDDLAGAAAPGLASAAWDQWRAELEESDGEPSLYRIGSMPGRLPDSRIPALVPLLDAGHLRILGDDLATADAVVDALLVRIVATTRAGLVRISLYDPRRLGAGLGGFHALSRPGLLTVYGVDEFKDLLGSLDRDIRRIQRDVLGGGHSSLAALAKDAEEAEEEKRTNRRPEPWRVVIVQAPVRGFRDDEIAHLESVMHAGAACGIHVICRDARLEAGPDIETVEVGPDGAIRTSMTGDLEVTAEPPPPELVRAVCEHAARWVGIERDPPRFAQLLPPVFWTESSAPGVRGPIGEDVDRYEPVEALLGDDPVHALVGGPPGSGKTNFLYTLIGSLAARYSPKELEFYLLDFKEGVSFARLASGRNNKTWLPHARLIGVNINNDREFGLALLRFLGGELERRGAAARDQEVTKIEELRAVDPEGHWPRIVAVIDEFQVLIQQQDKITEESLYLLNDLARRGRSQGIHLVLASQNIGGVQALWGRNAILDQFTLRIALPKARRILADDNPAARQVARFCAVVNSESGARHANRVARLPDAGTPGTFDALQSELWKRRPEHLEPPRIFDGAYVPELMNAPAPPEGEGVVGQRIDLAGSAATVRFDRNPGRNFAVIGTRADEAHDILASAVISLARGHAPGAAEFVLFEGESSPRVTRLARWLTDEGHRATVTTELPAPGDRLIPVYVVMFAVDAATARSAPLRTALRKLVEQGPDDRVHVLGWWRTADRFRADLADRPGAVRTVDAWVALDVRDSELTPLAGAQRQTWTPRRRRALFHDQRTGDTPQPIIPFTILTSSPA; this is encoded by the coding sequence ATGACCCTCAAGCCCGGTGAGCTCCTCGCCGCTGTACGGCAGGACGTCCGGCAGGCACGCGCGACCATCCGCGCCCGCAGAAGCGACCTCGACGAGACGGTCGCCGTGGCCGAGGCGGCGATGGATCGGGCGCGCGCCCAGGCCGCCGCGACGAGCGGCCCGGAGGCGGACGCAGCCCTCGAAGCCTTGGACGACCTCGCCGGCGCCGCCGCTCCCGGCTTGGCTTCGGCGGCGTGGGACCAATGGCGGGCCGAGCTGGAAGAGAGCGATGGCGAACCGTCGCTCTACCGCATCGGGTCGATGCCCGGGCGCCTGCCGGACTCCCGCATCCCCGCGCTGGTCCCGCTGCTGGACGCCGGCCACCTGAGGATCCTCGGCGACGATCTGGCCACCGCCGACGCCGTGGTGGACGCGCTGCTGGTCCGCATCGTGGCGACGACACGCGCGGGCTTGGTGCGCATCAGCCTGTACGACCCGCGCCGGCTGGGCGCGGGCCTCGGCGGCTTCCACGCGCTGTCGCGGCCCGGCCTGCTCACGGTCTACGGCGTGGACGAGTTCAAGGACCTGCTGGGATCGCTCGACCGCGACATCCGGCGGATCCAGCGCGACGTCCTGGGCGGTGGCCACTCTTCGCTCGCGGCGCTGGCCAAGGACGCAGAGGAGGCCGAGGAGGAAAAAAGGACTAACCGGCGTCCGGAGCCGTGGCGAGTCGTGATCGTGCAGGCCCCCGTACGCGGCTTCCGCGACGACGAGATCGCCCATCTGGAGAGCGTGATGCACGCGGGCGCGGCCTGTGGCATTCACGTCATCTGCCGGGACGCACGGCTCGAGGCCGGTCCCGACATCGAGACCGTCGAGGTCGGCCCCGACGGCGCCATACGCACGTCGATGACCGGCGACCTGGAGGTGACGGCCGAGCCGCCGCCGCCGGAGCTCGTCCGCGCGGTGTGCGAGCACGCCGCCCGCTGGGTCGGCATCGAACGCGACCCGCCGCGGTTCGCCCAGCTCCTCCCGCCGGTGTTCTGGACGGAGTCGTCCGCGCCCGGTGTCCGCGGGCCCATCGGCGAGGACGTCGACCGGTATGAGCCCGTGGAGGCCCTGCTCGGCGACGATCCGGTGCACGCCCTGGTCGGCGGCCCGCCGGGCTCGGGCAAGACCAACTTCCTGTACACCCTGATCGGCTCGCTCGCCGCCCGCTACTCCCCGAAGGAGCTGGAGTTCTACCTCCTCGACTTCAAGGAGGGCGTCTCCTTCGCCCGCCTCGCGAGTGGGCGTAACAACAAGACGTGGCTGCCGCACGCCCGGCTCATCGGCGTGAACATCAACAACGACCGTGAGTTCGGACTGGCGCTGCTGAGGTTCCTCGGCGGTGAGCTCGAACGCCGCGGCGCCGCGGCGCGCGACCAGGAGGTCACCAAGATCGAGGAGCTGCGTGCCGTCGACCCCGAGGGGCACTGGCCGCGCATCGTGGCGGTGATCGATGAGTTCCAGGTGCTCATCCAGCAGCAGGACAAGATCACCGAGGAGTCGCTCTACCTCCTCAACGACCTGGCCCGCCGGGGCCGGTCGCAGGGCATCCACCTCGTCCTCGCCAGCCAGAACATCGGTGGCGTGCAGGCACTCTGGGGTCGCAACGCGATCCTGGACCAGTTCACGCTGCGGATCGCGCTGCCCAAGGCGCGGCGCATCCTCGCCGATGACAATCCGGCCGCCCGTCAGGTCGCGCGCTTCTGCGCGGTCGTCAACTCCGAGTCCGGCGCGCGGCACGCCAACCGCGTGGCGCGCCTTCCCGACGCCGGCACCCCCGGCACCTTCGACGCCCTGCAGAGCGAGCTGTGGAAGCGGCGCCCCGAGCACCTCGAGCCACCGCGGATCTTCGACGGTGCCTACGTGCCCGAGCTGATGAACGCCCCGGCTCCGCCGGAGGGCGAGGGCGTGGTGGGGCAGCGGATCGACCTGGCCGGCAGCGCCGCGACCGTACGCTTCGACCGCAACCCGGGCCGCAACTTCGCGGTGATCGGCACCCGCGCCGACGAGGCACACGACATCCTCGCCTCGGCGGTGATCTCTCTCGCTCGTGGGCACGCGCCGGGAGCGGCGGAGTTCGTCCTGTTCGAGGGCGAGTCGAGCCCCCGGGTGACGAGGCTCGCGCGGTGGCTCACCGACGAGGGGCACCGCGCCACCGTCACGACCGAGCTGCCGGCCCCCGGCGACCGGCTCATCCCGGTCTACGTGGTGATGTTCGCCGTGGACGCCGCCACCGCGCGCTCGGCCCCGCTCCGTACGGCGCTGCGCAAGCTCGTCGAGCAGGGCCCGGACGACCGGGTTCACGTGCTGGGCTGGTGGCGTACCGCGGACCGGTTCAGGGCGGACCTGGCCGACCGCCCCGGCGCGGTGCGCACGGTCGACGCGTGGGTCGCCCTGGACGTACGCGACAGCGAGCTGACGCCGCTGGCGGGCGCGCAACGGCAGACCTGGACCCCACGTCGCCGACGTGCGCTCTTCCACGACCAGCGCACCGGTGACACCCCGCAGCCGATCATCCCGTTCACCATCTTGACGTCCTCCCCTGCCTGA
- a CDS encoding RNA-guided endonuclease InsQ/TnpB family protein: MAVSRFGEVRIPKVGRVRFRRSRAVPEAVKSFRITRDGAGRWHVAFAAVPAPGTGEIVGVDWVEKTSTDLARRFDVIGVEALKIAAMTRSARGTVAEPGRRVARKRGLNRGILASGWGQPEHKALGRVVKVNPRYTSQTRNTCGHTARESRESQALFRCVACGHQDNADVNAARDIADSPAGRAVAARGGSISPGPTNREPQLLLLPG, encoded by the coding sequence ATGGCCGTGTCCCGCTTCGGTGAGGTGAGGATCCCGAAGGTGGGGCGGGTGCGGTTCCGCCGGTCCCGTGCCGTGCCCGAGGCCGTTAAGTCGTTTCGCATCACCCGTGACGGGGCGGGCCGTTGGCATGTCGCGTTCGCCGCGGTCCCCGCGCCGGGGACCGGTGAAATCGTCGGTGTGGACTGGGTGGAGAAGACCAGCACCGATCTGGCGCGCCGGTTCGACGTGATCGGTGTCGAGGCCCTGAAGATCGCGGCGATGACCCGCTCGGCCAGGGGCACCGTCGCTGAACCCGGCCGCAGGGTCGCCCGAAAGCGCGGGCTGAACCGGGGCATCCTCGCCAGCGGGTGGGGGCAGCCGGAACACAAAGCACTCGGACGGGTGGTCAAGGTCAATCCGCGTTACACGTCGCAGACCCGCAACACCTGCGGCCACACCGCCCGGGAGAGTCGCGAGAGCCAAGCTCTCTTCCGGTGCGTTGCCTGCGGGCACCAGGACAACGCCGACGTCAACGCGGCACGCGACATCGCCGATTCGCCCGCCGGGCGGGCGGTCGCTGCGCGGGGAGGCTCTATATCGCCGGGGCCGACGAACCGCGAACCTCAACTCCTCCTCCTTCCAGGTTAG
- a CDS encoding PH domain-containing protein, with product MGLPKNSLTEDEKIVLEFHPHWSTLVATIFWAIVAVVVAGVVIFFIPDGDSQTLIRLIVAAVGVVAVIVVGLLPFLRWVTTSYTLTNRRLVMRHGILSRSGRDIPLTRVNDVSFSHGLIERVLGTGTLVVESGGENGQLVLKKIPRVEHTQSQLYRLVEELTDGDGIRP from the coding sequence ATGGGTCTTCCGAAAAACTCGTTGACCGAGGATGAGAAAATCGTCCTCGAATTTCATCCCCACTGGTCAACGCTCGTAGCCACGATCTTCTGGGCGATCGTCGCGGTCGTTGTCGCCGGTGTGGTCATCTTTTTCATCCCGGACGGTGACTCCCAGACACTGATCCGGCTCATCGTCGCGGCCGTCGGGGTCGTCGCGGTCATCGTGGTCGGGCTGCTCCCGTTCCTGCGCTGGGTGACGACCTCGTACACGCTGACCAACCGGCGGCTTGTGATGCGTCACGGCATCCTGTCCCGCTCCGGCCGCGACATCCCGCTGACCCGCGTGAACGACGTGTCGTTCTCGCACGGTCTGATCGAGCGGGTGCTGGGCACCGGCACACTCGTGGTCGAGTCCGGCGGTGAGAACGGTCAGCTCGTGCTCAAGAAGATCCCCCGGGTCGAGCACACCCAGAGCCAGCTCTACCGCCTGGTCGAGGAGCTGACGGACGGCGACGGCATTCGCCCGTAA